A region of Desulfovermiculus halophilus DSM 18834 DNA encodes the following proteins:
- a CDS encoding IS66 family transposase — translation KDVNRLIKRLKRHQKELFTFLDYDVSPENSHAEQQIRGPVISRKISQQNRSEAGADAQAVLMSIFRTSYLQGRNPVEHVTELSKNYIKRNHTQNETELDMAA, via the coding sequence CAAAGATGTCAACAGGCTGATCAAGCGGCTGAAGCGACATCAGAAAGAGCTTTTTACTTTCCTTGATTATGATGTGAGCCCAGAGAACAGTCATGCAGAGCAGCAAATTCGAGGACCGGTCATTTCCCGAAAGATCTCCCAGCAAAACCGCTCAGAGGCCGGGGCAGATGCCCAGGCAGTATTGATGTCGATCTTTCGAACATCGTATCTGCAGGGGCGCAATCCAGTCGAACATGTCACAGAGCTGAGCAAAAACTATATTAAGCGAAACCACACCCAAAATGAGACGGAATTGGACATGGCAGCTTAG